The genomic region CGGAAATGATTGATGTCATTTACGACAACCTGTTCGCTTTTTACGGCGACATGGCCCGCGAACTGGCAAAAGCCGGCGTGGATATGATCAACGTTATTGGTGATCTCGGTATGCAAACCGGCATGATGATTAATCCGGATACCTGGCGCAATCAGGATAAACCGCGCTGGCAGAAACTTCTTGACGGTTGCCGCGCAATCAATCCCGCTCTGCATTTTTTCTTTCACAGCGACGGCAACATTATGGCGATTGTGGACGATCTGATTGATGTCGGTTTTGACGTCATCAATCCGATTCAACCGGAATGCATGGACCCGCGGCTGGTAAAACAGCGCTGGGGAAACCGCATCACGATCCACGGCGGAATCAGCATGCAGCAGACCCTGCCCTTCGGTTCGGTGGAAGACGTGCGGCGGGAAGTAACGGAGCTGATTGACCATTGCGGCCTGGACGGCGGGCTCGTTATGTTTCCGTCCAACGTACTGCAACCCGACATTCCGGTAGAAAATATCGTTGCGTGTTTTCATGCTGCGAGGGACAAAAAACTGCTTGCATGAAAAAAATGAGC from Kiritimatiellales bacterium harbors:
- a CDS encoding uroporphyrinogen decarboxylase family protein; the encoded protein is MTPRQRIQAALSHEIPDRTPTDGWFHPEVREKLKAYFNLTEWDDVLLELGVEGWKVVDIPLADKKFDAAATPRPGGKPGPVAIWYDEFTYEDRWGVIQQKDADNRYEKRISGPLDDMDELEQLLQFPWPVLTEQVAPETLTNLSRQIDQLKTEQKFVVGGFANPFRTGWHLRGMDGFLGDYAAEPEMIDVIYDNLFAFYGDMARELAKAGVDMINVIGDLGMQTGMMINPDTWRNQDKPRWQKLLDGCRAINPALHFFFHSDGNIMAIVDDLIDVGFDVINPIQPECMDPRLVKQRWGNRITIHGGISMQQTLPFGSVEDVRREVTELIDHCGLDGGLVMFPSNVLQPDIPVENIVACFHAARDKKLLA